ACCGGTGATCCGCACCCGTCCGTCGGTGCCGATCGCGATCCCGACCCCGTCGAGCGGCATCGCGTCGTAGACGCATCCTCCGCAGGTCTCGGCAGAGCCGTAGGTGGCGACGATCTCGATCCCGCCCGCCGCGGCCCGGGCACGCAGCGACGGGTCGATCGGCCCGCCACCGAGCAGCAGTGTGTGGAACCCGGCGAGCGCGGCGAGATCGTCACCGCCCGCCTCGAGGATGCGGTGCAGCTGGGTCGGCACCAGCGAGACGAACCGCGGCCCGGGGGCCATCGCGGCCGCGGCCTTCGCGAAGGACTCGTGGGCGTCGGCGATCACCGGCTCGTGGCCGGCCAGCAAGGAGCGCGCGATCACGTTGGCCCCGGCGACGTAGGAGTCCGGGAGGGTCAGCAGCCACTGCCCGCTCGCTCCGAGACGTCGCGCCGACGCCGCCGCCGACGCCTTCATGGCTTCCCGCGACAGGATCACCCGCTTGGGGCTCCCCGTCGACCCCGAGGTCTCCACGACCCAGTGCTCCGGCCCGCCTCCGGCGAGCCACTCGGCCATCGCGGCGACGGTGCTCTCAGCCCGTTCCACCGCGTCGCTCACACCCCAACGCTATCCCCTGAGGTGCGCGGGCGCGCGCCGGGTCGGCGGGGTCTGCGAG
The sequence above is drawn from the Nocardioides albertanoniae genome and encodes:
- a CDS encoding AMP-binding protein, whose translation is MSDAVERAESTVAAMAEWLAGGGPEHWVVETSGSTGSPKRVILSREAMKASAAASARRLGASGQWLLTLPDSYVAGANVIARSLLAGHEPVIADAHESFAKAAAAMAPGPRFVSLVPTQLHRILEAGGDDLAALAGFHTLLLGGGPIDPSLRARAAAGGIEIVATYGSAETCGGCVYDAMPLDGVGIAIGTDGRVRITGPTLFDGYQDDPEQTANALVDGWFLTSDAGTLDDDGRLKILGRIDDMVITGGVKVPAALVARRLREHPAVAAAEALGAPDEEWGQRLVAFVVGDLDAAGARDWVAAEHPRSWAPRQIVTLDEIPLLGNGKPDRRAMLALATGAEEPR